The Mesobacillus jeotgali genome window below encodes:
- a CDS encoding YfhJ family protein → MQETIEKLASLLQEKNKGITYEQALTWVELLWGDFESTYAKAGHKYMGSEMTEKVVRQWIDNYGEQLHEFVARNPKYKHLLNQQDSGHTH, encoded by the coding sequence ATGCAGGAAACTATTGAGAAACTGGCAAGCCTGCTGCAGGAAAAAAACAAAGGCATCACGTACGAGCAGGCATTGACCTGGGTGGAGCTTTTATGGGGAGACTTCGAGTCAACCTATGCAAAAGCAGGACACAAATACATGGGAAGCGAAATGACCGAAAAAGTAGTCCGCCAATGGATTGACAACTACGGCGAACAGCTCCACGAATTCGTTGCCAGGAATCCGAAGTATAAGCATTTATTGAATCAGCAGGATTCTGGTCATACACATTAA
- the mutY gene encoding A/G-specific adenine glycosylase, whose product MDIKSFQDDLIGWFVSEQRELPWRKDQDPYKVWVSEIMLQQTRVDTVIPYFNRFLENFPTIEALAAADEEKVLKAWEGLGYYSRVRNLQSAVQEVNERYGGKVPDSPEEISALKGVGPYTAGAILSIAYGKPEPAVDGNVMRVLSRILLIWEDIARPASRKIFEAAVRELISHENPSYFNQALMELGALICTPTSPSCLLCPVREHCEAFHEGVQDELPVKTKKKKQKNVQLAAGIFKDEGGRILIRKRPGTGLLANLWEFPTVELNLDFQRQRDQLSEHFEEVYGLSPKINESIGEIDHVFSHLVWNIQVFSGQFTGEILETPQLRLVTEKEIQEFAFPVPYQKMLKKYLESKKAE is encoded by the coding sequence ATGGATATTAAATCCTTTCAGGATGACTTGATAGGATGGTTTGTAAGTGAGCAGCGTGAACTGCCATGGAGAAAGGATCAGGATCCTTATAAAGTGTGGGTATCAGAAATCATGCTCCAGCAAACTAGAGTAGATACTGTCATCCCTTATTTTAATCGATTTTTGGAAAACTTTCCAACAATAGAGGCGCTTGCTGCCGCTGATGAAGAAAAAGTCCTTAAGGCCTGGGAAGGACTCGGTTATTATTCCCGGGTACGAAATCTACAATCCGCCGTTCAAGAAGTTAATGAGAGATATGGCGGAAAAGTACCGGATTCACCGGAGGAGATTTCAGCCTTAAAAGGTGTTGGTCCATACACGGCCGGGGCGATTCTTAGTATTGCCTATGGAAAACCCGAGCCAGCGGTCGATGGAAATGTCATGAGGGTATTATCCCGTATTTTATTGATTTGGGAGGACATTGCCAGGCCTGCGTCCCGTAAAATTTTTGAAGCGGCAGTGAGGGAATTGATCTCCCATGAAAATCCCTCCTATTTCAATCAGGCGTTAATGGAGCTTGGAGCCCTTATCTGCACTCCGACATCTCCATCCTGCCTGCTCTGTCCTGTCAGGGAGCATTGCGAAGCATTCCACGAAGGAGTGCAGGATGAACTTCCTGTAAAAACAAAAAAGAAAAAGCAGAAAAATGTGCAGCTTGCTGCCGGGATTTTTAAAGATGAGGGTGGAAGGATCCTAATCCGGAAAAGACCTGGAACAGGCTTGCTGGCAAACTTATGGGAGTTCCCGACAGTTGAATTGAATCTCGACTTCCAGCGCCAGAGGGACCAGTTATCTGAGCATTTTGAAGAGGTATATGGCTTATCACCAAAAATAAACGAATCCATAGGGGAAATCGACCATGTATTTTCTCATCTGGTATGGAACATACAGGTATTCAGTGGCCAATTTACGGGTGAAATCCTCGAGACTCCACAGTTGAGGCTGGTGACCGAAAAAGAAATTCAGGAATTCGCCTTCCCGGTTCCATACCAAAAAATGCTGAAAAAATATCTTGAATCAAAAAAGGCTGAATAA
- a CDS encoding metal-dependent hydrolase, whose product MDTGTHVVMGFALGGLATLDPAVSESTATASSVLIATLVGSQIPDIDTVLKLRNNAVYIRNHRGITHSIPAVLLWPLLISGTIYFFYPEANLLHLWIWTFIAVFLHVFVDIFNAYGTQALRPFSSKWVALGVINTFDPIIFALHVVGLFLWAFGYHPGYTFLTIYAILVFYYIYRFIMKFRIRRAVENIVPDATDIIIAPTMKFNHWRVAVMNKHQFFVGRGHKHHVRILDQFNRVPVPETPVLEAAKKDKNLSAFLSFSPVYRWECDEYDDFYEVRFIDLRYRSNGHYPFVAVVNLSKDLEILSSYTGWIYSEEKLRKKLEFLPGEG is encoded by the coding sequence ATGGATACAGGAACTCATGTTGTGATGGGATTCGCTCTGGGCGGATTGGCTACGCTTGATCCTGCTGTCAGCGAAAGCACCGCCACTGCCTCAAGTGTTTTGATTGCCACACTTGTCGGCTCACAAATCCCTGATATAGATACTGTATTGAAATTAAGGAATAACGCTGTTTATATTCGGAACCACCGGGGAATTACCCATTCGATTCCAGCAGTCCTCCTATGGCCGCTGCTTATTTCTGGGACAATCTACTTTTTCTACCCTGAAGCAAATTTGCTGCATTTATGGATTTGGACATTTATAGCTGTTTTCCTTCATGTTTTTGTCGACATTTTCAACGCATATGGAACACAGGCATTGCGTCCTTTTTCGTCGAAATGGGTCGCTCTCGGGGTAATCAATACATTTGACCCGATTATTTTTGCGCTTCATGTCGTCGGTTTGTTCCTTTGGGCTTTTGGATATCACCCTGGATACACCTTTTTGACGATTTATGCCATCCTGGTGTTCTACTACATTTATCGCTTTATTATGAAATTCCGCATAAGAAGGGCAGTTGAAAACATTGTTCCGGATGCTACCGATATCATCATCGCCCCAACCATGAAGTTCAATCATTGGCGGGTCGCTGTAATGAACAAACACCAGTTCTTTGTCGGCCGGGGGCACAAGCACCACGTGAGGATCCTCGATCAGTTCAATCGTGTGCCGGTTCCCGAAACACCAGTGCTGGAAGCTGCAAAAAAAGACAAGAATCTATCAGCGTTCCTGTCCTTCTCTCCAGTTTACCGCTGGGAATGTGATGAATACGATGACTTTTACGAAGTAAGGTTCATCGACCTGCGCTACCGCAGCAACGGGCATTATCCTTTCGTCGCCGTCGTGAACCTAAGCAAGGACCTGGAAATCCTCAGCTCCTACACCGGCTGGATATATAGTGAGGAAAAACTAAGAAAGAAATTGGAATTCCTTCCTGGAGAAGGGTAA
- a CDS encoding ABC transporter ATP-binding protein, with product MGSIRRYLKFVKPYRLQIIGTIFIGILKFAIPLLIPLLIKFVLDDVIGSETLTKDEKIDKLLWVMGIMIVVFVVLRPPIEYYRQYFAQWTASKILYDIRDRLFTHMQRLSYKYYSNTRAGEVISRMINDVEQTKTFVVTGLMNLWLDVATIMIAAAIMFTMDVQLTFVSLILFPFYAFSVKYFFGNLRKLTRERSQALAGVQSYLHERVAGISVIKSFAIEDYEQTQFDQQNKNFLTKALDHTRWNAKAFAVVNTITDIAPLLVIGFSGYQVLQGSLTIGEMAAFIAYIDRLYNPLRRLVNSSTTLTQAIASMDRVFEFMDEKYDIKDSADAVELKKVHGDISFRNVSFSYEEAGESVLKNLNIEVKKGETIALVGMSGGGKSSFVSLIPRFFDVTEGEILLDGKDIRSFKVRSLRDKIGMVAQDNILFSESVKSNILLGRPGASDEEVIQAAKAANAHDFIMSLPEGYDTKVGERGVKLSGGQKQRVAIARVFLKNPPILILDEATSALDLESEHLIQEAIEKLAKDRTTFIVAHRLSTITHADRIVLIEHGEIVEDGSHEQLMAKQGGYHRLFQVQQLES from the coding sequence TTGGGCAGCATCCGCAGATACTTAAAATTCGTCAAACCATATAGGCTGCAAATCATCGGAACAATCTTCATCGGTATTCTCAAATTTGCAATACCACTGTTGATTCCACTTTTAATTAAATTTGTCCTTGATGATGTCATCGGCAGTGAAACACTGACCAAGGATGAAAAAATAGATAAACTCCTCTGGGTAATGGGCATCATGATCGTTGTTTTTGTCGTGCTCAGACCGCCTATTGAGTATTACCGACAATATTTTGCCCAGTGGACTGCAAGCAAAATCCTTTATGACATAAGGGACAGACTGTTTACTCACATGCAGCGGCTAAGCTACAAATATTACTCCAATACGAGAGCGGGAGAGGTCATCTCAAGGATGATCAATGATGTCGAGCAAACAAAAACCTTCGTAGTTACTGGACTGATGAATCTGTGGCTAGACGTTGCTACGATTATGATAGCGGCTGCTATCATGTTCACGATGGATGTCCAGCTGACGTTTGTTTCGCTGATTCTCTTCCCTTTTTACGCTTTCTCGGTAAAATACTTCTTCGGGAATCTTCGGAAGCTTACGAGGGAACGGTCCCAGGCACTTGCGGGAGTGCAAAGCTATTTGCATGAGAGGGTAGCTGGGATCTCCGTTATCAAAAGTTTCGCAATCGAGGATTATGAGCAAACACAGTTTGATCAGCAGAATAAAAACTTTTTGACGAAAGCACTAGATCATACAAGGTGGAACGCAAAAGCATTTGCAGTAGTCAATACGATTACTGATATCGCGCCGCTGCTCGTCATTGGCTTTTCCGGTTATCAGGTACTTCAAGGCAGTCTGACCATCGGGGAAATGGCCGCTTTCATCGCATATATCGACCGCCTTTATAATCCTCTGCGAAGGCTCGTGAATTCATCGACTACATTGACACAGGCGATTGCGTCAATGGACCGAGTTTTCGAGTTCATGGATGAAAAGTATGATATCAAGGATTCTGCAGATGCGGTCGAATTAAAAAAGGTACATGGAGATATTTCTTTTAGAAATGTAAGTTTCTCTTATGAGGAAGCCGGGGAGTCGGTACTCAAGAATTTGAATATAGAGGTCAAAAAGGGAGAAACAATTGCCCTGGTCGGGATGAGCGGAGGCGGAAAATCTTCGTTTGTCAGCCTGATTCCCAGATTTTTTGATGTTACCGAAGGAGAGATTCTCCTGGACGGGAAGGATATCCGTTCGTTCAAGGTTCGATCCCTGCGCGATAAAATCGGTATGGTTGCGCAAGATAATATTTTGTTCAGCGAATCTGTTAAATCCAATATCCTTTTAGGCAGGCCGGGAGCCAGTGACGAGGAAGTGATCCAGGCTGCCAAGGCTGCAAATGCCCATGACTTTATTATGAGTCTGCCCGAAGGCTATGATACGAAAGTCGGTGAAAGGGGAGTCAAGCTTTCCGGTGGCCAAAAGCAGCGTGTCGCCATTGCGCGCGTGTTCCTGAAGAATCCGCCGATCTTGATTCTGGACGAAGCAACATCAGCACTTGACCTTGAAAGTGAACACCTTATTCAGGAAGCGATTGAAAAGCTGGCAAAAGACAGGACAACATTCATTGTAGCCCATCGTTTATCCACGATTACCCACGCCGACAGGATTGTCCTGATTGAACACGGAGAGATCGTCGAAGACGGCAGCCATGAACAACTGATGGCAAAGCAGGGCGGCTATCATAGGCTATTCCAGGTCCAGCAGTTGGAGAGTTAA
- a CDS encoding YgaB family protein translates to MDKFNELVFTQMQTMEKLLYLQSELERCQEIEKQLDALKQSAELEELRMEIDLKKQDLQEIHRMFEKQTEEVIHTYQELAVTFR, encoded by the coding sequence ATGGATAAATTTAACGAATTGGTATTCACACAAATGCAAACGATGGAAAAGCTTCTTTATCTGCAGTCTGAATTGGAAAGATGCCAGGAGATTGAAAAACAGCTCGATGCCCTAAAGCAAAGTGCGGAGTTAGAGGAACTTCGCATGGAGATTGATCTAAAAAAACAGGATCTGCAGGAAATCCACCGGATGTTTGAAAAGCAGACGGAGGAAGTCATCCATACGTATCAAGAGCTTGCCGTTACCTTTCGTTAA
- a CDS encoding dipeptide ABC transporter ATP-binding protein: MTEVLLKVDGLKKYFPITGGILGKQTGSVKAVDDISFWVNKGETLGLVGESGCGKSTTGRMLMRLIDPTEGQVVFEGKDLVTLSDNDMRKTRKDMQMVFQDPFASLNPRHTVEKILEEPLIVHGIGTKKERKQMVKEMLEVVGLSSYHAKRYPHQFSGGQRQRIGIARALMTRPKLIIADEPVSALDVSIQSQVLNLLEDLQEEFQLTYIFIAHDLGVVRHISDRVGVMYLGRLVEITEADKLYDKPLHPYTKALLSAVPIPDPDVKREQELLTGDLPSPANPPQGCAFHTRCKECMEICKTDRPVLKEIEPGHFAACHLY; the protein is encoded by the coding sequence ATGACCGAAGTACTGTTAAAAGTTGATGGATTAAAAAAATATTTTCCTATTACCGGAGGGATCCTTGGCAAGCAGACTGGAAGTGTAAAAGCGGTTGATGATATCAGCTTTTGGGTGAATAAAGGTGAAACACTGGGTCTTGTTGGCGAGTCTGGCTGCGGGAAATCCACTACTGGAAGAATGCTGATGCGCCTGATCGACCCGACAGAAGGGCAAGTCGTTTTCGAAGGGAAGGATCTGGTGACACTATCCGATAACGATATGCGCAAGACCCGTAAGGATATGCAGATGGTCTTCCAGGATCCATTTGCTTCACTGAATCCAAGGCATACAGTCGAGAAAATACTAGAGGAACCTTTGATTGTCCATGGAATCGGGACGAAGAAGGAACGCAAGCAGATGGTAAAGGAAATGCTCGAAGTTGTCGGTCTCAGCAGCTACCATGCCAAGAGGTATCCACACCAGTTCAGCGGCGGACAGCGCCAGCGAATCGGAATTGCCCGGGCGTTGATGACAAGGCCAAAGCTGATCATAGCTGATGAACCTGTATCCGCACTCGATGTTTCGATTCAATCACAGGTGCTTAATCTACTGGAGGACCTGCAAGAGGAATTCCAGTTGACTTATATTTTCATAGCCCATGATCTTGGAGTTGTAAGGCATATCAGTGACAGGGTGGGAGTCATGTACTTAGGCAGGCTCGTAGAAATCACGGAAGCCGATAAGCTGTACGATAAACCGCTCCATCCGTATACGAAAGCACTGCTTTCAGCGGTACCGATCCCGGATCCTGATGTGAAAAGGGAACAGGAGCTGTTGACAGGGGATCTCCCAAGCCCGGCGAATCCGCCGCAGGGATGTGCATTCCATACCAGATGTAAAGAATGCATGGAAATCTGCAAGACTGACAGACCTGTATTGAAGGAAATTGAGCCTGGTCATTTTGCTGCCTGCCACCTTTATTAA
- a CDS encoding ABC transporter ATP-binding protein — protein MVHAPVLDVKNLRTSFVSKDGEIPAVDDVSFSVNKGEILGIVGESGSGKSVTSLSIMKLIPQPPGKIAGGAILLNGEDLVHASERRMREIRGNEVAMIFQEPMTSLNPLFTIGEQLVEALKIHKKLGKKAAYQQAVEMLKLVGLPRADQIIKEYPHQLSGGMRQRVMIAMALSCHPRVLIADEPTTALDVTIQAQILALMKDLNEKLDTAIIMITHDLGVVAEVCQRVVVMYAGKIVEEGLVEDIFKNPKHPYTLGLLKSIPDIRDKQERLYSIPGNVPKPGSIKVGCRFAARCEFVMDRCLSEDPELYETGKPGHTVRCLLHEKEGVANDRSTVKS, from the coding sequence GTGGTACATGCTCCGGTTTTAGATGTAAAAAACTTAAGGACATCATTTGTCAGCAAAGATGGTGAGATTCCTGCAGTAGATGATGTCAGCTTTTCGGTTAACAAAGGAGAAATCCTTGGGATAGTCGGAGAATCAGGCAGCGGGAAGAGCGTAACTTCCTTATCTATAATGAAGCTGATTCCCCAGCCTCCGGGAAAAATTGCTGGAGGAGCAATCCTTCTCAATGGAGAAGACCTGGTACACGCTTCCGAAAGGCGGATGCGTGAAATCCGCGGTAATGAGGTCGCGATGATTTTCCAGGAACCGATGACTTCTTTAAATCCCTTATTCACAATTGGCGAACAGCTCGTTGAGGCGTTGAAGATACATAAGAAACTTGGCAAAAAGGCCGCCTATCAACAAGCAGTGGAGATGCTTAAACTTGTTGGACTGCCAAGGGCAGACCAAATCATTAAGGAATATCCCCATCAGCTTTCAGGAGGAATGAGGCAGAGGGTCATGATTGCAATGGCACTGAGCTGCCATCCGCGGGTTCTGATCGCTGATGAACCGACAACTGCACTTGATGTAACCATCCAGGCGCAGATTCTGGCTCTAATGAAGGATTTAAATGAAAAGCTTGATACAGCCATCATCATGATCACTCATGACCTTGGTGTTGTTGCCGAGGTTTGTCAGCGTGTTGTTGTCATGTATGCAGGTAAAATCGTGGAGGAAGGGCTTGTGGAGGATATTTTTAAAAATCCAAAGCATCCTTATACTCTCGGCCTGCTCAAATCGATTCCGGATATCAGGGATAAGCAGGAGAGGTTATACTCCATTCCTGGTAACGTGCCAAAGCCAGGGTCCATCAAGGTGGGCTGCAGGTTTGCGGCAAGATGCGAATTTGTGATGGACAGATGCTTGAGCGAAGATCCTGAACTCTATGAAACTGGCAAGCCCGGCCATACTGTTCGCTGCCTGCTGCATGAGAAGGAGGGAGTAGCCAATGACCGAAGTACTGTTAAAAGTTGA
- a CDS encoding YfhH family protein: MGREKRYSEMTEYELNQEIASLRDKARKSEQMGMVSELAVYERKIAMAKSYMLNPEDFKPGEIYGIDGDPGSYFKIDYMNGVFAWGARLHGDGREEALPISLLLKLEQNQSN, translated from the coding sequence ATGGGCAGAGAAAAACGATACAGCGAGATGACTGAATACGAGTTGAACCAGGAAATCGCCAGTCTACGGGACAAGGCTAGAAAATCGGAACAGATGGGAATGGTTAGTGAACTTGCCGTTTACGAACGTAAAATAGCCATGGCCAAATCTTACATGCTGAATCCGGAAGATTTTAAACCAGGTGAAATCTACGGGATCGATGGAGACCCGGGTTCTTATTTCAAAATAGATTATATGAATGGGGTATTTGCATGGGGTGCACGTCTCCATGGTGACGGAAGAGAAGAAGCACTGCCGATTTCCCTGTTGTTGAAATTAGAGCAAAACCAGAGTAACTAA
- a CDS encoding gamma-type small acid-soluble spore protein — protein sequence MAKQPNQSQAGTNIQEVRQQNAQSAGRQGQFGTEFASETNAQEVRQQNQQAEARKGRNSGQQR from the coding sequence ATGGCAAAACAACCTAACCAATCTCAAGCTGGAACTAACATTCAAGAAGTGAGACAGCAAAACGCTCAATCTGCTGGTCGCCAGGGCCAATTCGGTACTGAATTCGCGAGCGAAACTAACGCTCAAGAAGTACGCCAGCAAAACCAGCAAGCTGAAGCTCGCAAAGGCCGTAACTCTGGCCAACAGCGCTAA
- a CDS encoding DUF402 domain-containing protein, with protein sequence MGVPTEGEPIQIHSYKHNGHIHRVWEETTVLKGTQNLVIGGNDRTVVTESDGRTWITREPAICYFHSQLWFNVIGMIREDGVYYYCNISSPFIFDGEALKYIDYDLDIKVFPDMTFNLLDEDEYERHRKEMQYPDVIDKILKYNVEKLKRWIRQRKGPFAPDFIDIYYERYLTYRR encoded by the coding sequence ATGGGCGTACCCACAGAAGGTGAACCGATCCAAATCCATAGTTATAAGCATAATGGGCACATCCATCGAGTCTGGGAAGAAACTACCGTCTTGAAAGGAACGCAAAATCTTGTGATAGGCGGAAATGATCGGACAGTTGTTACTGAGTCAGACGGGAGAACTTGGATTACGAGAGAGCCTGCAATCTGTTACTTCCACTCTCAGTTATGGTTCAACGTTATTGGAATGATTCGGGAGGATGGCGTGTATTATTACTGCAATATTAGTTCGCCATTCATCTTTGATGGAGAAGCACTGAAATATATTGATTATGATCTCGATATTAAAGTATTTCCAGATATGACGTTTAATCTGCTCGATGAAGATGAATATGAACGACATCGTAAAGAAATGCAGTACCCTGATGTGATCGATAAGATATTGAAATACAATGTTGAAAAGCTCAAACGCTGGATCAGGCAGAGGAAGGGTCCATTCGCGCCGGATTTTATCGACATTTACTACGAACGGTATTTAACATATCGTCGTTAA
- a CDS encoding small, acid-soluble spore protein K: MRNKVTNFPNQNNNKLEGEPRAKAEYASTRADGTINTHPQERMYASSHREDDTSAVIKDH; the protein is encoded by the coding sequence ATGCGAAATAAAGTAACCAACTTCCCGAATCAGAACAACAATAAGCTCGAGGGCGAACCCCGGGCAAAAGCGGAATACGCTTCTACAAGAGCTGATGGTACCATCAATACTCATCCACAGGAGCGCATGTACGCCTCATCTCACCGTGAAGATGATACCTCAGCGGTCATAAAAGACCATTAA
- the fabL gene encoding enoyl-[acyl-carrier-protein] reductase FabL: MTQKVALITGSSRGIGKAAAITLAKEGYDIVVNYARSKKAAQETAEQIEALGRKVLVVKANVGDVSKIKAMFEQIDAEFGRLDVFVNNAASGVLRPAMELEESHWDWTMNINSKALLFCAQEAAKLMERNGGGKIVSISSLGSIRYLENYTTVGVSKAALEALTRYLAVELARKNIVVNAVSGGAVDTEALTHFPNREELLAEAREKTPAGRMVEIDDMINAIMFLLKDESSMIRGQTIIVDGGISLLV; the protein is encoded by the coding sequence ATGACACAAAAAGTTGCACTTATTACAGGAAGCAGCCGGGGAATCGGTAAGGCGGCGGCCATCACGCTCGCAAAAGAGGGATACGACATCGTCGTAAACTATGCCCGCAGCAAAAAGGCAGCGCAGGAAACAGCAGAGCAAATTGAAGCTCTTGGCAGGAAAGTCCTTGTCGTTAAGGCGAATGTTGGGGATGTGAGCAAGATCAAAGCTATGTTCGAACAAATCGATGCAGAATTCGGCAGGCTCGATGTGTTCGTGAATAATGCAGCTTCAGGGGTGCTTCGACCAGCGATGGAACTTGAAGAATCACACTGGGACTGGACGATGAACATCAATAGCAAAGCATTGTTATTCTGTGCCCAGGAAGCGGCGAAACTGATGGAGAGGAATGGCGGAGGTAAAATCGTCAGCATTAGTTCGCTGGGTTCAATCAGATATTTGGAAAACTATACAACTGTAGGGGTTTCAAAGGCTGCCCTGGAAGCATTGACACGCTATCTGGCTGTGGAACTGGCCCGTAAAAATATCGTTGTCAACGCCGTTTCAGGCGGAGCTGTCGATACCGAAGCACTGACGCACTTCCCGAATAGAGAGGAACTCCTTGCTGAGGCCAGAGAAAAAACACCTGCAGGAAGAATGGTTGAAATTGACGACATGATCAATGCCATCATGTTCCTGCTGAAGGATGAATCCAGCATGATTCGCGGACAGACGATTATTGTTGATGGTGGTATATCGTTGTTAGTTTAA
- a CDS encoding SDR family oxidoreductase, whose translation MKAIIVTGAGTGLGKELSLLLANQGFHMILTGRTEDKLNAVKVQIEQSGGSATAIQLDLRNLEDIKEKALLISKKHEIYGLVNNAGLGYFGPFSEVSDTEIEEMFQTNVFGTINMTKALLPYLEQNHEGLVLNIVSTAGLRGKKNEAVYCSTKFAVRGFTESLQKEYEGTGITFVAAYMGGMNTPFWDDTEHVEDPTGLRSAAEVAQIIVNNLDQAEIVIESKKS comes from the coding sequence ATGAAAGCAATCATTGTGACTGGTGCCGGTACAGGCCTTGGGAAAGAGCTCTCACTGCTTTTGGCCAACCAGGGATTCCATATGATTTTAACAGGGAGAACAGAAGATAAGCTAAACGCTGTCAAGGTACAGATCGAACAGTCTGGAGGAAGTGCTACCGCGATTCAGCTTGATTTGCGCAACCTTGAGGATATTAAGGAAAAGGCGCTGTTGATCAGCAAGAAGCATGAAATTTACGGTCTTGTGAATAATGCAGGCCTCGGATATTTTGGCCCGTTCTCCGAAGTGTCAGATACTGAAATAGAAGAAATGTTCCAGACGAATGTCTTCGGAACCATCAATATGACGAAAGCACTCCTCCCCTATCTTGAACAGAATCATGAAGGGCTGGTCTTGAACATTGTTTCCACAGCCGGTCTGCGCGGTAAAAAGAATGAAGCAGTCTATTGCTCCACTAAATTCGCAGTCAGGGGATTCACCGAAAGCCTTCAGAAGGAGTATGAAGGAACTGGGATCACATTCGTCGCTGCTTATATGGGCGGCATGAATACGCCATTCTGGGATGATACCGAGCATGTGGAAGACCCAACAGGACTTAGGTCAGCTGCAGAGGTGGCCCAAATCATTGTGAACAATCTTGATCAAGCAGAAATTGTGATCGAATCTAAAAAATCATGA